The following proteins are co-located in the Deinococcus metallilatus genome:
- a CDS encoding S49 family peptidase, with amino-acid sequence MAPFHLPFLGKDHDKLPDGVTHPTWVVLDVTGPYPERHPSNPIQALLNREDTLEGLEARVEKLRDADWLHGVLVRISEFTAPPATAHAIRQILARLAQDKRVVAFLPQLTMTALLAASGAQEIVAPESADVLVPGFAVQPTFLGAFLKKHGIEFENLRIREYKAALTRFSQDHMDEANREQLTAYLNGLEKAWALDLAAARGVSEDTARAWLTGDLTSAHAAQAAGLITKVAYEDELVGPGTRPLAAVIDLLMPRRGNAKAGRVAVVSLVGTIVPGKSRNSPLPLPLLGGPMAGSDTVVAALKHAKKDHKTKAIVLYVNSGGGSALASDLIWREVATSEKPVVAVMGEYAASGGYYVLTHARHVVASPYTLTGSIGVVSGKPVMQEFNARHGLNPEPVGNERALMYSAARPFTEDERAHVERGISEVYDRFVTRVAEGRKMTPERVNEIGRGRIWSGLDALDLGLVDELGDLHVGIERACELAGLPYDAPTWNAAPARTGPLPEFVQQAARAAQMTVWPFGRERVLTWLDQEVKVR; translated from the coding sequence ATGGCTCCCTTCCACCTTCCGTTCCTCGGCAAAGACCATGACAAGCTCCCCGACGGCGTGACCCATCCCACCTGGGTCGTCCTCGACGTGACCGGCCCCTACCCCGAGCGGCACCCCAGCAACCCGATCCAGGCCCTCCTGAACCGTGAGGACACGCTGGAGGGGCTGGAGGCCCGCGTGGAGAAACTGCGGGATGCGGACTGGCTGCACGGCGTCCTGGTGCGTATCTCCGAGTTCACGGCCCCGCCCGCGACCGCCCACGCCATCCGCCAGATTCTCGCCCGGCTCGCCCAGGACAAGCGGGTGGTCGCCTTCCTGCCGCAGCTCACCATGACGGCCCTGCTGGCGGCGAGCGGCGCGCAGGAGATCGTCGCGCCCGAGTCGGCGGATGTGCTGGTGCCCGGCTTCGCGGTCCAGCCGACCTTCCTGGGCGCCTTCCTGAAGAAGCACGGCATCGAGTTCGAGAACCTGCGGATTCGGGAGTACAAGGCGGCCCTGACCCGCTTCTCGCAGGATCATATGGACGAGGCCAACCGCGAGCAGCTCACCGCGTACCTGAACGGGCTGGAAAAGGCCTGGGCACTCGACCTCGCGGCGGCGCGCGGCGTGAGCGAGGACACCGCCCGCGCCTGGCTGACGGGCGACCTGACCAGCGCGCACGCGGCCCAGGCAGCGGGCCTGATCACCAAAGTCGCCTACGAGGACGAACTGGTCGGCCCCGGCACACGCCCCCTCGCGGCGGTGATCGACCTGCTGATGCCCAGGCGGGGCAACGCGAAGGCGGGCCGGGTGGCGGTCGTCTCGCTGGTCGGCACCATCGTGCCCGGCAAGAGCCGCAACAGCCCCCTCCCCCTCCCGCTGCTGGGTGGCCCGATGGCCGGGTCCGATACGGTGGTCGCGGCCCTCAAGCACGCCAAGAAGGACCACAAGACCAAGGCCATCGTGCTGTACGTGAACAGCGGCGGCGGCTCGGCCCTCGCGTCGGACCTGATCTGGCGCGAGGTCGCCACCTCCGAAAAGCCGGTCGTCGCCGTGATGGGCGAGTACGCGGCGAGCGGGGGGTATTACGTCCTGACCCACGCGCGGCATGTCGTCGCCAGCCCGTACACCCTCACCGGCAGCATCGGCGTGGTGAGCGGCAAGCCGGTGATGCAGGAATTCAACGCCCGGCACGGGCTGAATCCCGAACCCGTGGGCAACGAGCGCGCCCTGATGTACAGCGCCGCCCGCCCCTTCACCGAGGACGAACGCGCCCACGTCGAACGCGGCATCTCGGAGGTCTACGACCGTTTCGTCACCCGTGTGGCCGAAGGGCGCAAGATGACCCCCGAGCGCGTGAACGAGATCGGCCGGGGCCGCATCTGGAGCGGCCTGGACGCCCTCGACCTGGGGCTGGTGGACGAACTGGGTGACCTGCACGTGGGCATCGAACGCGCCTGCGAACTCGCGGGCCTCCCCTACGACGCCCCCACCTGGAACGCCGCGCCCGCCCGGACCGGCCCCCTCCCCGAATTCGTGCAGCAGGCCGCCCGCGCCGCCCAGATGACCGTGTGGCCGTTCGGGCGCGAGCGGGTGCTGACGTGGCTGGATCAGGAGGTGAAGGTGCGGTAA
- a CDS encoding OsmC family protein, which translates to MNISARVENSAGRHQVTPRTGGNIQGISVPPKPVGFGSSVNGGELLFLALATCYCNDVYREAAKRGLNVERVEGEVEGEFGAEGEPARNVTYRVRVAAQGSEAEVQELLRHTDRMAEIQNTLRAGTAVTLGNIEVVGV; encoded by the coding sequence ATGAACATCAGCGCTCGTGTGGAAAACAGTGCAGGCCGCCATCAGGTCACGCCGCGGACTGGCGGTAATATTCAGGGCATCAGCGTTCCTCCCAAGCCGGTGGGGTTCGGCTCCAGTGTCAACGGTGGAGAGCTGCTCTTCCTGGCCCTGGCGACCTGCTACTGCAACGATGTCTACCGCGAGGCGGCAAAACGCGGCCTGAACGTCGAACGAGTCGAAGGCGAGGTCGAAGGCGAGTTCGGCGCCGAGGGCGAACCGGCCAGGAACGTGACTTACCGCGTCAGAGTCGCGGCGCAGGGGAGCGAAGCCGAGGTTCAGGAATTGCTCCGCCACACGGACCGTATGGCCGAGATTCAGAACACGCTCAGGGCCGGAACCGCTGTCAC